The sequence below is a genomic window from Buchnera aphidicola (Sitobion avenae).
AGCATTAATTTTATCTCGTCAAAATCTTGATCAATTTCATAGAAATTCTAAACAATTAGATAGTATTTCTTGTGGAGCATATATATTATATGATTCTAATAAACCACTTGATATTATTTTCATATCAACTGGTTCAGAATTAAACATTACTTTAATTGCTGCAAAAAAAATTATTTCTTTAGGTTATTCTGCACGTGTAGTATCAATGCCTTCTACTAGTGTTTTTGACAGACAAGATCATGCTTATAAAGAATTTGTACTACCTTCTTATGTTACTAAAAGAATTGCAATTGAAGCTAGTATAGAAGATTTTTGGTATAAATATGTAGGAATAAATGGTTTAATTATTGGAATGAAAACGTTTGGTGAGTCTGCTCCAGCAGAAGATTTATTTAAAAAATTTGGTTTTACTATAGATAACATAGTTGATAAATCAATAGCTCTATTAAAATCTTAATTTTTTAACATTTTAAATTGTTATGGGGCTTGAGGATTACAGCCCCATCTCTTTGTTAAAAAGAAAAATAACGTTTTTTATTATTAATGTTAAATCAGGAAAATGTATGATTTGTTCAATTACTAAATTAGCACAAAAACTAATTTCTATTCCATCTATAAGTCCAAAAGATTTAGGTTGTCAAGATATTATTATAAAACGTTTATGTGCAGTAGGATTTACAGTTAAAGTAATTAATATTAATAACACAAAAAATTTTTGGGCATTTAGAGGTATTGGAAAAACATTAACATTTGCAGGACATACAGATGTGGTTTCACCAGGTCAATATGAAGATTGGCATGATGATCCTTTCAAACCAGTAATTAGAGATGGGTTTTTATTTGGTCGTGGATCTGTAGATATGAAAGGTGCTTTGGCTGCTATGATTGTTGCAGCTGAAAAATTTATAAGTGAATTTCCAAATCATAAAGGACGTTTATCTTTTCTTATTACTTCAGATGAAGAATCTACTGCAGTTAATGGTACGATCAAAGTAGTAGAATACTTGATGTCTAAAAATGATATGATTGATTATTGTTTAGTAGGAGAACCTTCTAGTGATACTATAGTTGGTGATGTTATAAAAAATGGTCGACGTGGTTCAATCACAGCTAATTTAATTATTTATGGAATACAAGGACATATTGCATATCCTGATTTAGCCGACAATCCAATACATAAAGGTTTGCCTATTATTTTGAAAATATTGTCTATGAAATTAGATGATGGAAATGATTTTTTTTTACCTAGTAGTATAAATATTGCAAATATTCGTGCAGGAGATGGAGCTAATAATGTTATTCCAGGCTCTCTATTTGTTCAGTTTAATATTCGATTTAGCACAGAAATTTCTGAAACAGAAATTCAATCTAAAATAGTTGATATACTAGAAGAAAATAATATTAATTACTCTTTAAAATGGCTTTTTTCAGGAAAACCTTTTCTTACTAAAAAAGGTATATTATTAGATGCTGTAATACGATCTGTTTTTCATGTTAACAAAAAAAAACCTATTTTATCTACTTCTGGTGGAACTTCTGATGGTCGTTTTGTTTCTTTAATGGGCGCTGAAGTAG
It includes:
- the dapE gene encoding succinyl-diaminopimelate desuccinylase, translated to MICSITKLAQKLISIPSISPKDLGCQDIIIKRLCAVGFTVKVININNTKNFWAFRGIGKTLTFAGHTDVVSPGQYEDWHDDPFKPVIRDGFLFGRGSVDMKGALAAMIVAAEKFISEFPNHKGRLSFLITSDEESTAVNGTIKVVEYLMSKNDMIDYCLVGEPSSDTIVGDVIKNGRRGSITANLIIYGIQGHIAYPDLADNPIHKGLPIILKILSMKLDDGNDFFLPSSINIANIRAGDGANNVIPGSLFVQFNIRFSTEISETEIQSKIVDILEENNINYSLKWLFSGKPFLTKKGILLDAVIRSVFHVNKKKPILSTSGGTSDGRFVSLMGAEVVELGLVNSTIHKVNECVKISDLQLLSYMYKDIMKELLV